CCGCAAAGCCGTCGATGCAGTGATGGCGCAAAGCCAATGGGTAGTTCACTTTGCAGCTGAAACCCACAATGACCGTGCGATCCTTGATGCAGGCGAGTTCGTATTAACCGATGTATTCGGCACATATACCCTTTTGGAATCGGCTCGCAGTTGCGGTATCGAACGCTTCCTTCACGTCAGTACCGATGAGGTTTATGGCTCGATTGAGGATGGACGCTTTTCAGAAGATAGTAGAATTGAACCCAATATGCCATATGCCGCCAGTAAAGCCGGTGGTGAATTGATGGCGCGGGCTTATTTCAAGACCCATGGTCTGCCGCTTATAATTGCTCGTCCTTCCAATACTTTTGGCCCCAACCAATACCCAGAGAAGATGATGCCCTTATTCATCACCAATGCAATCGACGATGAACCTCTGCCAATTTACGGCCAAGGGCAACAGATTAGGGACTGGCTTTACGTATTGGATAACTGTAGCGCGCTCAAACTTATCCTAGAACATGCGCCCGTAGGCGAGGTATATAATGTAGGCGCGAATGAGGAGCATCGGAATATCGATGTGGCGCTTATAATTTTGGAACTATTGGGCAAGCCAAAGAGACTTATTCAACATGTAGCAGATCGGCCGGGGCATGATTGCCGGTATGCCCTGAATGCCGACAAGCTGGGGGGGCTTGGATGGAAACCGCAGTTTGAATTCAATAAGGCTTTAGAGAATACGGTCCAATGGTACGTCAATAATCAGCAATGGTGGCGGGCCATTAAAGAAAAGCAGATAGAATACCAAGCATTTACAAAAGAATGGTACAAGGACCGCTAACCGGCGATACCCTATAATTGCCTGGTAAACTAATAGTGGCACCCCTAATAATCGAAAGAGGTAAATAAAACATGAGTGTTGTTCTTGACTATCTAGGTGAAGTAGGCGACTTACTTAAATGCATTCCGGATAGTGAAATAAATAAGGTTGTCGACCTTCTTTATGATGCATTTA
Above is a genomic segment from bacterium containing:
- the rfbB gene encoding dTDP-glucose 4,6-dehydratase translates to MKTVLVTGGAGFIGSHFAHTLLQDKDCSVIVFDLLTYAGRRENLDDLETHPRFQFVQGDIRDRKAVDAVMAQSQWVVHFAAETHNDRAILDAGEFVLTDVFGTYTLLESARSCGIERFLHVSTDEVYGSIEDGRFSEDSRIEPNMPYAASKAGGELMARAYFKTHGLPLIIARPSNTFGPNQYPEKMMPLFITNAIDDEPLPIYGQGQQIRDWLYVLDNCSALKLILEHAPVGEVYNVGANEEHRNIDVALIILELLGKPKRLIQHVADRPGHDCRYALNADKLGGLGWKPQFEFNKALENTVQWYVNNQQWWRAIKEKQIEYQAFTKEWYKDR